A DNA window from Methanococcus voltae PS contains the following coding sequences:
- the hjc gene encoding Holliday junction resolvase Hjc, whose product MAYNKYRKGSTFERELKKNLENKGFAVIRSAGSHGVDLVAGKSGKHFVFECKSTSKEKMYIPNEDVEKLVEFSEIFGGEPYLAVKIMNKCLFINPDDIASAGKNYALDYTKLCPLSRDIDELVGKDVQKRLI is encoded by the coding sequence ATGGCATATAATAAATATCGAAAAGGTTCAACTTTTGAAAGAGAATTAAAAAAAAATTTAGAAAATAAAGGCTTTGCAGTTATCCGAAGTGCAGGAAGTCACGGTGTTGATTTGGTTGCAGGTAAAAGTGGAAAGCACTTTGTATTTGAGTGTAAATCAACTTCTAAAGAAAAAATGTATATACCTAACGAAGACGTTGAAAAATTAGTTGAATTTTCCGAAATTTTTGGAGGGGAGCCATATCTTGCCGTAAAAATTATGAACAAATGTTTATTTATAAATCCCGATGATATAGCTTCAGCAGGTAAAAATTACGCTTTGGATTATACAAAATTATGTCCTTTATCTAGAGATATTGACGAACTAGTTGGAAAAGATGTTCAAAAAAGATTGATTTAA
- a CDS encoding DUF63 family protein yields MDIIQIIDNFIYEHYIYPIEAGTGYNLVQEFTYGILLFVMVYLFYKIAQRFQIEIDEKFAKVTIFYIILITLMRALVDAGVIERLVYTVTPGIVILIGAYYLLSLIISGALLKKKYYLGSIVMAVIPILYFLYEFAQRIVHIEAFTLVAVILAISYVLSILLLTRIKKSKIEKLDKYTIFSQLVDASATSVGIAVYGYWEQHPVPRFFMDLLGPYAMIPLKLIVVVLVLELFNREVENKNLRNILKIAVLSLGLAPGLRNLFRTIMGV; encoded by the coding sequence ATGGATATAATTCAGATTATCGACAATTTTATATATGAACACTATATTTATCCAATAGAAGCAGGAACAGGCTACAATCTAGTTCAAGAATTTACTTACGGGATATTATTATTTGTAATGGTTTATTTATTTTATAAAATAGCTCAAAGATTCCAAATAGAAATTGATGAGAAATTTGCGAAAGTAACAATCTTCTATATCATATTAATTACACTTATGCGTGCATTAGTTGATGCTGGCGTTATTGAGAGATTAGTCTATACAGTTACTCCCGGAATTGTGATATTAATTGGGGCTTACTATTTACTTTCCTTGATTATTTCGGGAGCTTTATTGAAGAAAAAATATTACCTAGGCTCTATAGTAATGGCGGTAATCCCGATATTGTATTTTTTATATGAATTTGCTCAAAGAATAGTGCATATTGAAGCATTTACACTTGTAGCAGTGATACTTGCAATATCCTATGTTTTATCGATATTATTACTAACCAGGATTAAGAAATCAAAAATTGAAAAATTAGATAAGTATACAATATTTTCTCAACTTGTTGACGCCTCTGCTACTTCTGTGGGTATTGCAGTTTATGGTTATTGGGAACAACACCCGGTACCAAGATTCTTTATGGATTTACTTGGCCCTTATGCCATGATACCTTTAAAACTAATCGTAGTAGTGCTAGTATTAGAGTTATTCAATAGGGAAGTTGAAAATAAAAATCTTAGAAATATTTTAAAAATAGCGGTATTATCATTGGGACTAGCACCAGGTCTTAGAAACTTATTTAGAACTATTATGGGTGTTTAA
- a CDS encoding DUF2097 domain-containing protein yields MSYEKDIEGMEIIERTMDYDELVDYVKKYVDEDDYVEVYFGRAHVEGTIESITDTHYRIDTHHDSMGLLEFDLKDVEEDLLEFVHIPESETKRIVISIL; encoded by the coding sequence ATGAGTTATGAAAAAGATATTGAAGGAATGGAAATTATTGAAAGAACTATGGATTATGATGAATTAGTTGATTACGTAAAAAAATATGTTGATGAAGATGATTACGTTGAAGTTTATTTTGGACGTGCACATGTTGAAGGTACTATTGAATCCATTACAGATACTCATTATAGAATAGATACCCATCACGATAGTATGGGACTATTAGAGTTTGATTTAAAAGATGTAGAAGAAGATTTATTGGAATTTGTACATATTCCAGAGTCCGAAACTAAAAGAATTGTAATATCCATATTGTAA
- a CDS encoding thymidine phosphorylase: MILKVKYVDLDIEKNSVVINEEDLKKSGYKVGDRLFLEVQGSSLVVVIHSTSTIVKPGEVGITRHITLKLEEGHDIELKQAIVPKSIKIIKKKLNGEILSTTDINTLIAELKISRLSNTEISSFVAGSYINDMNMNEIVDMTKSMASTGDLLDWGRDTVVDVHSIGGIAGNKYALLVVPIVAAAGVKIPKTSSRAITSGAGTADVLEVVTNVTLTKNEIMDLIRDTSGCLIWAGGMSLAPVDDMFINVESRLSINPKCLMLSSVMSKKVAMGIKCLVIDIPIGEGAKVKTEAEARKLASSFIELGELLKIKVECIITYGGQPLGRAIGPALEMKEALEALEHPEEAPESLIEKSLSIAGILLELSGASMKGDGMEAAKEILYSGKALDKFREIIYKQYENKVKIKSKSENSENISFDENYNVSEKLFENLNLSVDLDSDSDSQDKNEENSENIAKKDNLSKKGKKDKKNKIDAQNIEKTYLKKLNNLKSEDIKIAKYSYDIVSPTRGYITKVSNKGLIDVVKEAGAPFDKKAGIMLNVKIGNNVKKGDILYTVYSDSEEMLTNAITLARRIYPVNVEGMIIKKVSKF, encoded by the coding sequence ATGATTTTAAAAGTAAAATATGTTGATTTAGATATCGAAAAAAATTCTGTTGTAATTAATGAAGAAGATTTAAAGAAAAGTGGTTATAAAGTAGGGGACAGGCTATTTTTAGAAGTACAAGGTAGTTCTTTAGTTGTGGTTATACACTCTACAAGCACTATTGTAAAACCTGGAGAAGTGGGCATAACTAGACATATTACTTTAAAATTAGAGGAAGGACACGATATAGAACTAAAACAGGCTATTGTACCAAAATCCATAAAAATCATTAAAAAGAAGCTTAACGGGGAAATTCTTTCTACCACGGATATAAATACACTTATTGCAGAATTAAAGATTAGTAGACTTTCAAACACTGAAATATCATCATTTGTAGCAGGTAGCTATATAAATGATATGAATATGAACGAAATTGTTGATATGACGAAAAGCATGGCTTCAACCGGTGATTTATTAGACTGGGGTAGAGATACAGTTGTAGATGTCCACAGTATTGGAGGTATTGCTGGAAATAAATATGCGTTGCTTGTTGTTCCTATTGTAGCGGCTGCAGGTGTTAAAATACCTAAAACGTCATCCCGAGCTATTACTAGTGGTGCAGGTACTGCAGATGTACTCGAAGTTGTAACAAACGTTACCCTCACTAAAAACGAGATAATGGACTTAATTAGAGACACTAGCGGTTGCTTAATTTGGGCAGGAGGTATGAGTTTAGCACCAGTGGACGATATGTTTATAAATGTGGAAAGTAGGCTCTCTATTAATCCTAAATGCTTAATGTTGTCAAGTGTAATGTCCAAAAAAGTTGCAATGGGTATAAAATGTTTAGTAATTGACATACCTATTGGAGAAGGTGCCAAAGTAAAAACAGAAGCCGAAGCAAGGAAATTGGCAAGTAGTTTTATAGAACTTGGAGAATTGTTGAAAATAAAAGTCGAGTGTATTATTACATACGGCGGTCAGCCACTAGGTAGAGCAATAGGTCCTGCTTTAGAAATGAAAGAAGCATTAGAAGCTCTTGAACATCCAGAAGAAGCACCAGAAAGTTTAATTGAAAAATCGTTATCTATTGCAGGTATACTTTTAGAACTAAGTGGGGCATCAATGAAAGGAGATGGAATGGAAGCTGCAAAAGAAATATTGTATTCAGGCAAAGCTCTTGACAAATTTAGAGAAATAATTTATAAACAGTATGAAAATAAAGTGAAAATAAAGTCGAAAAGTGAAAATTCGGAAAATATAAGCTTTGATGAAAATTATAACGTAAGTGAAAAATTATTTGAAAATTTAAACTTAAGTGTAGATTTAGATTCTGATTCAGATTCTCAGGATAAAAATGAAGAAAATTCAGAAAATATCGCTAAAAAAGATAACTTAAGTAAAAAAGGTAAAAAAGACAAGAAAAATAAAATTGATGCCCAAAATATTGAAAAAACATATTTAAAAAAATTAAACAATTTGAAATCTGAAGATATAAAAATAGCCAAATATAGCTACGATATCGTTTCCCCTACAAGAGGCTACATTACTAAAGTTTCAAACAAAGGATTGATAGATGTTGTAAAAGAGGCCGGAGCTCCTTTTGATAAAAAAGCGGGTATTATGTTAAATGTTAAAATTGGAAATAATGTCAAAAAGGGCGATATATTATATACCGTTTATTCAGATTCTGAAGAAATGCTTACCAATGCCATTACTTTAGCAAGACGTATTTACCCAGTGAATGTTGAAGGTATGATTATCAAAAAAGTCAGTAAATTCTAA
- a CDS encoding mechanosensitive ion channel family protein, producing the protein MDYLNFMLFGNTIFEYVMLIVYIFLGVIAGKVLKILIEKYAKKLVGKTKTVWDDVVIDAVKLPLMIVVFAIFFRYGMLSLNLTPNLITLVNESVNVVYILALLIFTLKFVDDVFIYWIIPRAEKSESKLDDQIIPPVRKLLKIFIVIGGILLMLANLQVDISALLAGICIGGLAVALASQDTLENFLGGLIIISDKTFLIHDWIKWGGGEGVVEEVGIRSTKVRTFGDTIITVPNGDLVKTEVENYSARRKRQVKTTIGVTYSTTPEKMVKAKEIIKDILDEHHGVVDPIRVSFTEFGNFSLNIRVEYFVREFGFDYFLTTVDEVNTKIMTKFRDAGIDFAFPTQTLHLTNDDDALNVNFIGEREQ; encoded by the coding sequence ATGGATTATTTGAATTTTATGCTTTTTGGAAATACGATATTTGAGTATGTCATGTTGATAGTGTACATTTTTTTGGGCGTAATTGCCGGAAAAGTCTTAAAAATATTAATTGAAAAATACGCTAAAAAATTAGTGGGAAAAACGAAAACCGTATGGGACGACGTTGTAATTGATGCTGTAAAATTACCACTTATGATTGTAGTATTTGCAATATTCTTTAGATATGGTATGTTAAGTCTTAATTTAACGCCAAATTTAATAACATTGGTAAATGAAAGTGTAAATGTAGTTTATATCTTAGCTTTATTAATATTTACTTTAAAATTTGTTGACGATGTTTTTATCTATTGGATTATTCCAAGGGCTGAAAAATCGGAAAGTAAATTAGATGACCAAATTATACCCCCTGTAAGGAAATTATTGAAAATCTTCATTGTTATCGGGGGTATTTTACTAATGCTAGCCAATTTACAGGTTGACATATCCGCACTACTAGCAGGTATCTGTATAGGTGGTTTGGCAGTAGCATTGGCTTCACAAGATACGCTTGAAAATTTTTTGGGCGGATTAATCATAATTTCCGATAAGACATTTTTAATACACGATTGGATAAAATGGGGCGGTGGAGAAGGTGTCGTTGAAGAAGTGGGTATTAGAAGTACCAAAGTTAGAACTTTTGGGGATACCATTATAACAGTGCCTAATGGTGATTTGGTAAAAACAGAGGTTGAAAACTATTCTGCAAGACGAAAAAGGCAGGTAAAAACCACAATTGGGGTTACTTACAGCACAACACCCGAAAAAATGGTAAAAGCTAAGGAAATTATTAAAGATATATTGGATGAGCATCATGGAGTAGTTGACCCAATCAGAGTTTCATTTACAGAATTTGGAAATTTCTCACTAAATATTAGGGTGGAGTACTTTGTCAGAGAATTTGGTTTTGATTACTTCCTTACAACCGTAGACGAAGTAAATACAAAAATAATGACTAAATTCAGAGACGCAGGAATAGACTTTGCATTCCCTACTCAGACATTACACTTAACAAATGATGACGATGCACTAAATGTTAATTTCATTGGTGAAAGGGAACAATAA
- the cobT gene encoding nicotinate mononucleotide-dependent phosphoribosyltransferase CobT, with translation MENKKNLENFNNLNENILKVNNSENFVEKFTNTKNALFACTISSIETTKTIPISGVNAKVIDYTPAADMELVTLGKSISLSHPPIDATNCPSPATITRAVVDLLNMPCITIDAGSNVKPKIPYILAEKEPTGDINLGKGIKNSKLLIERGKLIGKNLTCDKLILGESVPGGTTTAMGVLIGLGYDVKDKISSGSVANPKDLKVSVIQNGLNMMYGTLTEDKNKEIKASIYDILNAVGDNMLAINAGICISLVERNIPVLLAGGGQMAGVLAVIKEISPETLTKELIGISTTEFVYNDHNADLQGILNQIYAIPTYISTFGYENSSIEGLRAYCSGSVKEGVGAGAMATYAYLNGLKPEDIRNYIEKYYYEWYKEIL, from the coding sequence ATGGAAAATAAAAAAAATTTGGAAAATTTCAATAATTTAAACGAAAACATTTTAAAAGTAAACAATAGCGAAAATTTCGTTGAAAAATTTACTAACACCAAAAATGCACTTTTTGCGTGTACTATTTCATCAATAGAGACCACGAAAACTATACCCATTTCTGGAGTAAATGCAAAAGTGATTGATTATACACCTGCAGCGGATATGGAGCTTGTAACATTAGGAAAAAGCATATCTCTATCTCATCCCCCGATAGACGCTACAAATTGTCCTAGTCCAGCTACAATTACTCGAGCAGTTGTAGATTTATTAAATATGCCTTGTATTACCATTGATGCAGGTAGTAATGTAAAACCTAAAATACCATATATACTTGCTGAAAAGGAGCCTACTGGCGATATAAATTTAGGTAAGGGTATCAAAAATTCAAAGCTTTTGATAGAACGGGGTAAATTAATTGGTAAAAATTTGACTTGTGACAAATTGATACTTGGAGAAAGTGTACCTGGTGGAACTACTACTGCTATGGGTGTTTTAATTGGTTTAGGTTATGATGTGAAGGATAAAATAAGTTCAGGCTCTGTTGCAAACCCTAAAGACTTAAAAGTAAGTGTTATTCAAAATGGTTTGAATATGATGTATGGAACATTAACCGAAGATAAAAATAAAGAAATTAAAGCTTCTATTTATGACATCTTAAATGCAGTGGGCGACAACATGTTGGCAATTAATGCAGGTATTTGTATTTCATTAGTTGAGAGAAATATACCTGTTTTATTAGCAGGTGGTGGACAAATGGCCGGTGTTCTTGCCGTAATAAAAGAAATAAGTCCAGAAACACTTACAAAAGAATTAATAGGTATAAGTACTACAGAATTTGTATATAATGACCACAATGCTGATTTACAGGGTATATTAAACCAAATATATGCCATACCTACGTACATATCCACATTTGGCTATGAAAATTCGTCCATAGAAGGTTTAAGGGCTTATTGTTCTGGTTCTGTCAAAGAAGGAGTAGG
- the ilvD gene encoding dihydroxy-acid dehydratase gives MRSDNVKKGVSRAPNRSLLKACGYTNEEIEKPFIGVVNSFTEVVPGHIDLNKVSEAVKKGIYANGGTPFEFNTMAICDGIAMGHEGMKYSLPSRELIADTVESMAKAHGFDGLVLIPACDKIVPGMIMGALRLDIPFIVVTGGPMMPGELKGKNYDLINVFEGVGEYNVGKITEKELLEIEDCACPGAGSCAGLFTANSMACLTEALGLSLPMCATTPAVDALKVRLAKKSGMKVVDLVKEDVKPTDILTKEAFENAILVDLALGGSTNTTLHIPAIANEISEKFITLDDFDRLSDAVPHITSISPGGCHYMVDLHKAGGIPAVLNVLKDTIRDVKTVSGETTREIAEKVKHFDKTVIRSVEEPVHKTAGLRVLKGNLAPNGCVVKIGAVSPKMHKHEGPAKVYNSEEDAITAIFNNEIVKGDVVIIRYEGPAGGPGMREMLSPTSAICGMGLDDSVALITDGRFSGGSRGPCIGHISPEAQAGGPIALIENGDIIKIDMIEKSIDLLVDDAELDKRLKNWKKPELNVKGYLKRYSKLVSSADEGAVLK, from the coding sequence ATGAGAAGTGACAATGTTAAAAAAGGTGTTTCAAGAGCCCCTAACAGAAGTTTATTAAAAGCTTGCGGATACACTAATGAAGAAATCGAAAAACCATTTATTGGTGTTGTAAACAGCTTTACCGAGGTTGTACCTGGGCATATTGATTTAAATAAGGTTTCTGAAGCTGTTAAAAAGGGTATTTACGCTAATGGCGGTACTCCTTTTGAGTTTAATACAATGGCGATTTGCGACGGTATTGCTATGGGTCATGAGGGTATGAAATACTCCTTACCATCAAGAGAGTTAATTGCGGATACTGTTGAAAGTATGGCAAAAGCTCACGGCTTTGATGGTTTAGTTTTAATACCTGCGTGCGATAAAATAGTACCTGGAATGATTATGGGTGCTTTAAGGTTGGATATTCCATTCATAGTTGTTACTGGTGGCCCAATGATGCCTGGAGAACTTAAAGGTAAAAACTACGACTTGATAAACGTATTTGAAGGCGTAGGGGAATACAACGTTGGAAAAATTACCGAAAAAGAACTTTTAGAAATTGAAGATTGTGCTTGTCCAGGAGCTGGTAGCTGTGCAGGATTATTCACTGCAAACAGTATGGCTTGCTTAACTGAAGCTTTGGGTCTTTCACTCCCAATGTGTGCCACAACTCCTGCAGTAGATGCTTTAAAAGTTAGATTGGCTAAAAAAAGTGGTATGAAAGTTGTAGATTTGGTAAAAGAAGACGTAAAACCTACTGACATTTTAACAAAAGAAGCATTTGAAAATGCCATACTTGTTGACCTTGCATTAGGTGGCTCCACAAATACAACATTACACATTCCCGCAATTGCAAACGAAATAAGCGAGAAATTTATCACATTAGATGATTTTGACAGACTTTCAGATGCTGTACCACATATTACGTCCATTAGCCCGGGTGGATGCCACTATATGGTAGATTTACATAAGGCTGGAGGCATACCTGCAGTTTTAAACGTTTTAAAAGACACTATTAGGGATGTTAAAACCGTTTCTGGGGAAACTACACGTGAAATAGCTGAAAAAGTAAAACACTTTGACAAAACAGTTATAAGAAGTGTTGAAGAACCTGTTCACAAAACCGCAGGTTTGAGAGTTTTAAAAGGAAATCTTGCTCCAAATGGGTGTGTTGTTAAAATCGGTGCGGTTAGCCCTAAAATGCACAAACATGAAGGACCTGCAAAGGTTTACAATTCAGAAGAAGATGCAATTACTGCTATATTCAATAATGAAATTGTTAAAGGCGATGTCGTAATTATAAGATATGAAGGTCCTGCGGGCGGTCCTGGAATGAGAGAAATGCTTTCCCCAACATCTGCAATTTGTGGAATGGGCTTAGATGATAGTGTAGCTTTAATTACTGACGGTAGATTTAGCGGTGGTAGTAGAGGACCTTGTATCGGGCATATTTCACCTGAGGCACAAGCGGGCGGACCTATTGCATTAATCGAAAATGGGGACATTATAAAAATTGATATGATTGAAAAATCTATTGATTTACTCGTAGATGATGCAGAATTAGATAAAAGATTGAAGAACTGGAAAAAACCCGAGTTAAACGTTAAAGGTTACTTAAAACGATACTCTAAGCTAGTTTCATCTGCAGACGAAGGAGCAGTTTTAAAATAA
- the cobI gene encoding precorrin-2 C(20)-methyltransferase encodes MVVKKVYGIGVGPGSKDMITLKAQKILKNTKKLFVPISKHGKTSVAYEIVKEFLNPETEVVELLFPMCKDETLLKKHWDEATEQIINSEDEVSIITIGDVTLYSTLSYVWHRLKDNNIDVEILNGISSPFAAASALNIPLVEGDEKLAILPQGKDLENTLEHFDTVVIMKTNDLEEKLKNCKELMNNKEKYIIGIVNRVTCDNQKIDFGKMDEIDFNLVKEYLSLAIIKKIKE; translated from the coding sequence ATGGTTGTAAAAAAAGTTTATGGAATCGGTGTTGGCCCAGGTTCTAAAGATATGATAACATTAAAAGCTCAAAAAATTTTAAAAAACACTAAAAAATTATTTGTGCCAATTTCTAAACACGGAAAAACCTCAGTAGCTTATGAAATAGTTAAAGAATTTTTAAATCCTGAAACTGAAGTTGTAGAATTACTTTTCCCCATGTGCAAAGATGAAACGCTATTGAAAAAACATTGGGATGAAGCAACAGAGCAAATTATTAATTCAGAGGATGAAGTCTCCATAATTACTATTGGGGATGTAACATTATACAGTACCCTCTCATACGTTTGGCATAGATTAAAAGATAATAATATTGACGTAGAGATTTTAAACGGCATATCATCACCTTTCGCTGCAGCTAGTGCTTTAAACATTCCCCTCGTAGAAGGAGATGAAAAATTAGCAATATTGCCCCAAGGAAAAGATTTAGAAAATACTCTAGAACATTTTGACACTGTAGTCATTATGAAAACCAATGATTTAGAAGAAAAACTTAAAAATTGTAAAGAATTAATGAATAATAAAGAAAAATACATTATTGGTATTGTAAATCGTGTAACTTGTGATAACCAAAAAATAGATTTTGGAAAAATGGACGAAATAGATTTTAATTTAGTTAAAGAATATCTTTCGTTGGCAATTATCAAAAAAATAAAAGAATAA